From the Cucumis sativus cultivar 9930 chromosome 5, Cucumber_9930_V3, whole genome shotgun sequence genome, the window GTAGTAGCGATCATAATTGCAATCGATTGCTTTCTGTGCAAATTTTCTAATAGGACTTCTCCATGTTCTCAATCACAATGGGAAGAATTCTAAACATCAGAAGAACATAGGCAGGAACACTAGCAACCATCAACTTGACTAAAGCGAGATAGCAACAACTGCAAGTTCTGCCATTTCAGAAAGCTCAATTTGCAATTTTTGCCATCACAAATGTAAAGGTTGGTACCAAGGGGCATTCTTAAACGTTCAATGATCCGATTAGGAAAGATGATAAGCCAACGTTAGTAGCCAAATCAACCATTACACCCACAAATCTTTTCAACTTCTCTGTACCCTTGATAAATGGCTTGTAAAATGGCACAACGTTTCTTTAGTGGAATATCCAAGGGTGttagatgatatataattaattttttctttacccaCTTGCTTAAACTTTTGGGTTGATCGGTGATTTAAAATGGTATTAGCAGTTTACTTCAGGATATCCTCGGTTCAAGCCCTTACAATGTTGTTTCCTCCTCATTTAACATAGATTCTCACTTATTGGGTCTTTCTTCGTAATTCAAGTCTACAAGTGAGGGAGTGTTAgacattatattaaatttaccttcactCACTAGCTTCACCCTTTTAGGTCGATTGGTGATTGAAGCAGGGGCTATTCTctaattctttctttcatttaattttgaaatcataCTGACATAAATTTCTTCCTAGTTTTCTAATCTactttcaaaaacattttttaccTTCTAGTTAGCCAAATTCTGGAAACTAAAAAGACAGAAGCTCCCAAAGAATATGTATTTGACTTCCAAAACTAGCGAAGATTCCTAATGTTTTCATAAGTTGTCCAAACCAGTAACTAGATTCATCGAGGAGGGTGATAACTTGTGATAACAAGATCACCAAACAAcgaaaaaaagatcaaacgGGTTTCCCTACAACTGTCATTCCGATCTACACCGCCGGATCCAATCCAATTGAGGCAATAAATAAGCTTTATGACagagggagaaaaagaagaaacgaATAAGGGAGAGACTTACAAGATCTTTGAAGACAATAAAAGCTACGATGAAGAAGAGAACGAAAAGGATCTCAAACTCCGCCATCTTCAAGAATCTGAAAGTGGCCTTAAGAAACCCTCCCCCCGAGGAATCGGTCCCATTCCTGATCCGACCAGTTGCCCGAGCCATAGCCACCGACGATGACCGCTGCTTTATTGAGGAACCGCGGTTTCTCTTCAACGATCAAGAATGGTTGGAGGCAAGTTTAGAGGGCTTTCCTCTGTTCAGATACACAGTTGGTGAAAGACTATCAATTCTCTGTTTGATCAgtatcttgttttattttgatttgggAACTTTTATAAACATATGCTTTactctttcaactttttaaaccaCCATATTTCCATAATTATCCTTAACATCCTATATTTGGATGACCATTTTTAAtactctttcattttaatttttaatgaaagaCTAGATAGTTATATGGAACAACTAAAAGGATACTTTGCCTTTAAGATTTGTATAGTCTCGTCCTCTTTTACTTTCTCAACTCATATGCTAGATATAATTCATCCATGTACAAATTCTGTAGGGCCTCAagtttggaatattttgttatttattgaggtgtttttttttttctttctcttaatcctttctttttcatttttttttaggagAGGAAGTTTGTGATTGATTGTGAGAATATTTATATGCAATTACCtagagtttattttatacaGTGTGCtgtagttattttattttatttgtgttatttGATTCCAGTTTGCTGGTTATGTTTTTGTGTTGgcataaaacatatatacaataaattggcaatttttttttgttaagctAGAGGATAATCTTCCAAATGTAGAAGTCAACGAAATTCTAAAGTAGGAATTGTTCACGCGACATTTctggagaaatttaattcatggatttgaacttgagttgatgttgtacttttgttgatttgatgcgatgcggttcattctctagaatttgatcctccGATTCTCTGCAGAACACTCTCTGCAGAACATGtaatgttcttgaagtttgttgaagatgttcttcaagttggttgaatgcttacgcttgatttgaggaagcggaaCGCATGATGTAATCACACATGATGTAATCTTCACATGATGTAATCTACACGtaatgttcttgaagtttgttgaagatgttcttcaagttggttgaatgcttacgcttgatttgaggaagcggaaCACATGATGTAATCTTCTTCGAGGTGATCGACTTCaggagttagggagtcttctagttTTTGGGAGAATTCTGTCTAGACCTTATGgagtaaaaaaatttcaatctcTACAAATGAagagaattcctctatttatagagttcactaGCGGGCTTTATGGATTTGAACCtagttggtccatggaccagacccatgggctcaacaATATGAATTTAGGTTATGTTTAGTCTTTGAGctcaattaaacttatttttgggcttaattgaacttaatctaaataaataatatttaattgaaccaaaatgattaacttaatccaacgattaagatgaaaacatgtgacattattagaatgaccaacttatgttttttaattctttaatttggggcacatgtcaattttaattagtcccaaatttaattatttgtacttttcatccttaacttaataaataatgtggcaatttgtgattggtctcaaaattttttattcaacaggaatcaaataaattttatttaaaagcctggaaacaaaaaccaacacttttctaaaagtttaggGATTAAAATAGAACAACATACAAAGTTTaggaactaaaataatattctaaCATTTTGAATGCA encodes:
- the LOC101207856 gene encoding uncharacterized protein LOC101207856, which encodes MARATGRIRNGTDSSGGGFLKATFRFLKMAEFEILFVLFFIVAFIVFKDLTSRPEYNQILVKKPEGFDMWPFQMM